A portion of the Oxynema aestuarii AP17 genome contains these proteins:
- a CDS encoding (Fe-S)-binding protein codes for MSPSNPTTTDRETRIPAKSSTFLNDNPHLTRELPESEYPGFDRHHPPQPELIDTCVHCGFCLATCPSYRVIGKEMDSPRGRIYLMDAIHKGEAPLASTTSQHFDTCLGCLACVTTCPSEVKYDRLIADTRPQVERQIERPLGDRVLRSLIFNLFPYPNRLRVLLLPLFFYQQSGLQKLVRSSGILSKVFPRLAAMESILPQVRLDSLRDDLPDWIPARGEKRYRVGMILGCVQRLFFSSVNEATARVLTANGCEVVIPRSQGCCSALAAHQGQEEQARAIARQTIEAFAGTDVDFIIINAAGCGHTLKEYGHILRDDPAYRDRAIAFSQKVRDVHEFLAEVGLSAPLSPVSDRPLTLVYQDACHLLHGQKISAQPRQVLRQIPGIELREPLDAALCCGSAGVYNMLQPEIADELGRQKVDNLLATGAELITSPNPGCSLQIKKHLESSDRAIPLMHPVELLDLSIRGIKLDS; via the coding sequence ATGTCCCCTTCCAACCCGACCACCACCGATCGCGAAACCCGAATTCCCGCTAAATCGAGTACCTTTCTCAACGATAACCCTCACTTAACTCGGGAACTTCCCGAATCCGAATACCCCGGATTCGACCGCCACCACCCGCCGCAACCGGAGTTAATCGATACCTGCGTTCACTGCGGCTTTTGTCTGGCAACTTGTCCGAGTTATCGCGTCATCGGTAAGGAAATGGACTCCCCACGAGGACGCATTTACTTGATGGATGCCATTCACAAAGGAGAAGCACCATTAGCCTCAACCACCAGCCAGCATTTCGATACCTGTCTCGGCTGTTTGGCGTGCGTCACGACCTGCCCTTCGGAGGTGAAGTACGATCGCCTCATTGCCGATACCCGTCCGCAAGTGGAACGCCAGATCGAACGACCGTTAGGCGATCGGGTTTTACGCAGTTTGATTTTTAACTTATTTCCCTATCCCAATCGTCTCAGGGTTCTGTTACTGCCCCTGTTTTTCTATCAACAATCGGGCTTACAAAAGCTGGTGCGATCGAGCGGTATCCTCTCGAAAGTTTTCCCCCGTTTGGCCGCGATGGAATCGATTTTACCCCAAGTGCGTCTCGATTCCCTCCGCGACGATCTCCCGGATTGGATTCCCGCTCGAGGAGAAAAACGCTATCGCGTCGGCATGATTTTAGGATGCGTTCAACGCCTGTTTTTCTCTTCGGTAAATGAGGCGACGGCGCGGGTACTGACGGCGAATGGCTGCGAAGTGGTCATTCCGCGATCGCAGGGCTGCTGTTCCGCACTGGCGGCCCACCAAGGACAGGAAGAACAAGCCCGCGCGATCGCCCGTCAGACGATCGAAGCGTTTGCAGGCACTGACGTCGATTTTATCATTATTAACGCCGCCGGATGCGGTCATACCCTCAAAGAGTACGGCCATATTTTACGCGACGATCCGGCTTACCGCGATCGGGCGATCGCCTTTTCTCAAAAAGTCCGCGACGTACATGAATTCCTCGCCGAAGTTGGCTTGAGCGCCCCCTTATCTCCGGTGAGCGATCGGCCCTTAACCCTAGTTTATCAAGATGCCTGTCACTTACTGCACGGCCAAAAAATTAGCGCCCAACCTCGGCAAGTCTTACGACAAATTCCCGGCATTGAATTGCGCGAACCCCTCGATGCGGCTTTATGTTGTGGCAGTGCGGGAGTTTACAACATGTTGCAGCCGGAAATTGCCGACGAATTAGGTCGCCAAAAGGTCGATAATTTATTGGCGACGGGAGCCGAGTTAATTACTTCTCCCAATCCCGGCTGTTCTTTACAGATTAAAAAGCATTTGGAATCGAGCGATCGCGCCATTCCCTTGATGCATCCCGTGGAGTTATTAGATTTATCGATTCGCGGGATAAAATTGGACTCGTAA
- a CDS encoding FAD-binding oxidoreductase, which yields MNAIAREFKKILDDDSAIEWDALDRDTRASFQRAFPPDSPPDCILYPHTVEQLAEAVAWAAKQHWPVLPCGSGTKLDWGGIPRGIRAAISTRHLDRTIERAVGDLTVTVEAGMKLSDLQALLATDNQFLALDPSYGDRATLGGIVATADTGSWRARYRGVRDQLLGLSFVRADGELVKAGSRVVKNVAGYDLMKLLTGSFGTLAAIAQVTFRVYPKPPTSGTVVLSGEADAIAQATQTLFGSALTPTAVDLLSPGLARSLDLGEQVALLVRFQSIPESVRQQGDRAIAVGETLGLHATAYPDDSDAALWQQLREQIDNGSREGAIACKIGVRPSAAVRTAVAIDESLGRSSFGWIHATTGIGRLCTHTESTSSLRQVRSHCEANGGFLSILCAPLSVKTQLDIWGYTGNALEITRKIKQKFDPDSILSPHRFLDPL from the coding sequence ATGAACGCGATCGCACGGGAATTTAAAAAAATTTTAGATGACGATTCGGCGATCGAGTGGGATGCCCTCGATCGCGACACGCGAGCGTCCTTCCAACGGGCTTTTCCTCCCGATTCGCCCCCCGATTGTATTTTGTATCCCCACACGGTCGAACAACTCGCCGAGGCGGTCGCTTGGGCCGCCAAACAGCATTGGCCCGTGTTGCCGTGCGGTTCGGGGACGAAGTTGGATTGGGGCGGCATTCCGCGCGGGATTCGAGCCGCGATCTCCACCCGACACCTCGATCGCACGATCGAGCGCGCCGTCGGCGATCTGACGGTGACCGTGGAAGCGGGGATGAAGTTGAGCGACTTGCAAGCTTTACTGGCGACGGATAACCAGTTTCTCGCCCTCGATCCGAGTTACGGCGATCGCGCCACCCTCGGCGGGATCGTCGCTACCGCCGATACGGGCAGTTGGCGGGCTCGCTATCGGGGGGTTCGCGACCAACTGCTCGGTCTCTCGTTCGTGCGCGCCGATGGAGAATTGGTCAAGGCAGGCAGTCGGGTGGTCAAAAATGTGGCCGGATACGACTTGATGAAGTTGCTGACCGGATCGTTCGGCACCCTGGCGGCGATCGCCCAAGTGACGTTCCGGGTCTATCCCAAACCGCCGACCTCGGGAACGGTGGTGCTTTCCGGCGAGGCAGACGCGATCGCCCAAGCGACTCAAACCCTGTTCGGTTCGGCCCTGACGCCGACGGCGGTGGATTTGCTCTCTCCCGGGTTGGCGCGATCGCTCGATCTCGGCGAACAGGTCGCCTTGTTGGTGCGCTTCCAAAGTATCCCCGAAAGTGTCCGGCAGCAGGGCGATCGCGCGATCGCCGTCGGCGAAACTCTCGGCTTGCACGCCACCGCTTACCCGGACGACTCGGATGCGGCTTTATGGCAACAATTGAGAGAACAAATCGATAATGGTTCCCGAGAGGGGGCGATCGCCTGCAAAATAGGAGTCAGACCTTCGGCTGCCGTTCGCACTGCCGTCGCGATCGACGAAAGCCTCGGGCGATCGTCCTTCGGCTGGATTCATGCCACCACCGGGATCGGTCGTCTTTGTACTCACACCGAAAGTACTTCTAGCCTGCGTCAAGTGCGATCGCACTGCGAAGCGAACGGCGGTTTTCTTAGCATTCTGTGCGCCCCACTCTCGGTTAAAACCCAGCTCGATATTTGGGGTTATACCGGGAATGCTTTAGAAATTACTCGCAAAATCAAACAAAAATTCGATCCCGACTCGATTTTGAGTCCCCATCGTTTCCTCGACCCCCTCTAA